One part of the Bacillus sp. FJAT-45350 genome encodes these proteins:
- a CDS encoding aldehyde dehydrogenase family protein, with product MIFLLQTSVKSYENYINGQWIASVSKETFESINPADTTDVVGKFQSSTEEDVKKAIDAARDAFPGWAKTSPSKRADILNKAADILESKVDQYGEELTREEGKIISAAKGEVKRTAQTLRYYAVEGLSFTGETFPNDDPNMDVFTQREPLGVVSVITPWNFPISIPARKIAPALITGNTVVFKPSSDTPLIALRLVEALHEAGIPKGVINFVTGAASKIGDSIITDPAIRAVTFTGSTQAGEDIHRKASLTTRTQMELGGKNPLIVMEDADLGEAAQLAVNGGFSLTGQACTGTSRVIVMKSVAEEFTNNLIEKTKALTIENGLNPDAKIGPLANNKQLKNVLNYVNIGKEEGAQLVYGGSQLTGASFEKGFYIEPAIFTNVTPSMRIAQEEIFGPVIAVITVESYEEAIRVANDVEYGLSASIVTKDIKLAKQFTHDIEAGTVKVNRTTTGNLINAPFGGLKKSSTSTFRESGRVGLEFFTQIKTVYVGY from the coding sequence GTGATTTTCTTGTTACAAACTAGTGTTAAAAGCTATGAAAATTATATAAATGGACAGTGGATTGCTAGTGTTAGTAAAGAAACATTTGAAAGCATTAACCCTGCAGATACAACAGATGTTGTTGGAAAATTTCAGTCTTCTACAGAGGAAGATGTGAAAAAAGCGATTGATGCAGCTCGTGATGCGTTCCCAGGTTGGGCGAAAACATCACCTTCTAAACGTGCTGACATTTTAAATAAAGCAGCAGACATTCTTGAAAGTAAAGTTGACCAATACGGAGAAGAATTAACACGTGAAGAAGGGAAAATTATTTCTGCTGCAAAAGGTGAAGTAAAGCGTACTGCGCAAACACTTCGTTATTATGCGGTAGAAGGATTAAGCTTTACTGGTGAAACGTTCCCAAATGATGACCCGAATATGGATGTATTTACTCAAAGAGAACCTTTAGGTGTTGTATCTGTGATTACACCATGGAACTTTCCTATTTCTATCCCGGCTAGAAAAATAGCACCAGCGTTAATTACTGGTAATACAGTTGTATTTAAACCTTCTTCTGATACACCACTAATTGCTCTTCGCTTAGTTGAAGCGTTACACGAAGCTGGTATACCAAAGGGTGTTATAAACTTTGTAACTGGAGCAGCTTCAAAAATTGGTGATTCTATTATAACGGACCCTGCCATTCGTGCTGTAACTTTTACTGGTTCAACACAAGCAGGAGAAGATATTCATAGAAAAGCATCATTAACAACAAGAACTCAAATGGAGTTAGGTGGGAAAAATCCTCTTATCGTTATGGAAGATGCTGATCTTGGTGAAGCGGCTCAGTTAGCAGTAAACGGAGGCTTCTCATTAACTGGTCAAGCGTGTACAGGAACAAGTCGTGTCATTGTAATGAAATCAGTGGCTGAGGAATTCACTAATAACCTGATTGAAAAAACAAAGGCATTAACGATTGAAAATGGATTAAACCCAGATGCAAAAATTGGACCTTTAGCTAATAACAAACAGCTAAAGAATGTCTTAAACTACGTAAATATTGGTAAGGAAGAAGGAGCTCAACTAGTATACGGTGGAAGCCAATTGACTGGTGCTAGCTTTGAGAAAGGATTCTATATTGAACCAGCAATCTTTACAAATGTAACTCCTTCAATGAGAATTGCTCAAGAAGAAATCTTTGGTCCAGTTATAGCAGTCATCACTGTTGAAAGCTACGAAGAAGCAATTCGTGTAGCAAATGATGTGGAATATGGTTTATCAGCTTCAATTGTTACAAAAGATATTAAACTAGCTAAACAGTTTACACATGATATTGAAGCTGGAACGGTAAAAGTAAACAGAACAACAACAGGAAATTTAATTAATGCACCATTTGGTGGCTTAAAGAAATCTAGTACATCAACTTTCCGCGAATCAGGAAGAGTTGGCTTAGAATTCTTTACTCAAATCAAAACAGTATACGTAGGTTACTAA